The sequence TAGTAATAACTAAACTCATTTAAATACGGAAAATAAGATTCAAACTCGAGTTTGTATGAAATATAACTTCTATAATTATTACGATTAATTTTGGGAATAACTAGGATTTTCCCCActaaatgaaattaaaatatcATTATAAAAAATGGAGCTGTTATTGACACTCTCAAAATTTCAATCTACACTCTatctatatttttaatttatctattttaattattttaatgtgATTTCCTATTTTACCCCTATATTACTTTTAATGTCTACAATCTTGAAAACCTCATTACGTATGATGACATAAATATGGGTAAATATTTATAGGGAGTTGTAAAAACCTTTTGGGCTCTAGAAGCAAGTAATCTTTTGATGTCGAGTATGAGCATATATGCAAAAGAATCTAGCTCCATATAGAATTAGTGGTTGCTTTATCAAGTCAACCATTTCTTTGTCCCCGAACTTTTTTCCTCTTAGTCTgagcaaaatttttttttttttttgggtaattcATGGATGAACAACCATATATGAACATGATACTACTGGaaagttttgacaaaatttacAATGGTGAAATGGAAGAAATGTTAGACTTGAGTAATCCTTCTAACtcttttgaatcaaattttcatGGTATGCCTTcgcatgacttttttttttttatttactcgtttaattatttttagtatTATAGGTGTTTCATTATGAGTTTGAACATATTTGTATTTCAATCTCAATAACATGAattaaatattcaatttcaTGGATTGTAATTGGGGTTTTCCATTagacaaatttatttgttggtgCAATGCAATTTCATGAATAAGTTTTGTTGTTGCTGCCCTTTGAATGCTTGTTTTTTTTAGCTTGATTTGCTTTTCATGTAATGAGTTGTACCCTCTTATCAATTGACTTCTCATTCGACCAacttcttttgttttattaacTAGTATGATTGCTTCCATTGTTAGTAAGTTACTGTATATTATGTTGAACTAAATGGTTCACATGCTATAaaactaagtttatttttatctAGTAGAGATCAGTGAACATGACACAATTCTCTCTTTGACTGAAAAAGAACTTTCAAAGTCGGGTTGAACTCCTTGGTATTGTTTGTGAAATTGCATTAAAGCAAAGGGTATGCAACTGTTATTCGGAGATCGAAGGTTGATAAATATGTTATCATTGGTTGTGATAGAGGTGGTAATTATTGAAATACCAATCTTTCGTTAGAGGACAAGAAAAGGAGAACAACATCTCGATTGATATATTGTCCTTTTGAAATTTGGGTAAAGAAGAAACAAGAAGGATTTTGGAAGGTGGACATAAAAAATTTGTCACATAACCATGATCCTTCAGCTGACATGTCTGGGCATCTCTATTGTCGTCGGTTTTCAGAAGACGAAATCTTGTGCATTAAACAAATGACTATGGCTAGTATACCACCTCGCCAGATTCTTTCTTCACTTTGTCAAAGTAATCCTAATCTTCAAGCAATTTCTCAAAGTGTCTATAATGAAAGGTATAAGATGATGAAGCAAAGCTTAGGAGGACGTAAGGTTGTTCAAGCCTTGTTGGACGAACTTGGTCAAGGTGGTTTCACTTATAACATTGAGTATGAccaaaatggtcatttgacTCATTTGTTCTTGGCCAATCCCATTTCAATTGCACTAAGAGCTACTCAAATGTTTTTGTGATGGATTGCACCTATAAGACTAATAAGTACAAGATTGTAAGTCtcattttgaaaacgaagatgACAACGTTCACCAAGCGTTTTGAGATTAATTCCAGTGAAAAAATTCGGCTgctaactactaaacaactatTATAAGCGGACAACATTCACCAAGCGTTTTGAGATTAATTCTCTCTTTTTTCGTGTTTTGATGCCTCACAACTGAACAAGACATGATAGCATATATTTTCTATGTTAGTAAACCGCTCGTGTGCGTTGGGCCCTCtcttgtttttaaaataattgaaagtttttagtgaaattgattttgggttctaaaaatgtttttaagtgctttttgaaAGAAACATCAGATATGTACTTCTTGCTTCTAGGATCTACTTTGATTTCTATTAAGTATTGGTTTCAAAAAATGTTTtcaaccgttttaaaagcacttctaaacgatattatttagtTGGAAACAAACAATTTTTATCAACGCATTTGAATCTATTAAGAACACATTTCAACCAATTCCGTAAATATAAATTTGTATCAAATTATAAATAGTAACTAACCCCAATACTAAAGAATAGAAAATACTCAAATTAGCAAATCTCAAATATATATCTTTGATCATGAGATAAAATTTTCACCTCCCACCTGCAGTTTGAGTATGTATTTGTCAATAAATAATTTCTTTTTGACCAATGCGTGATAAGGGGTGAAATTGGAACTTTGTTACCCATTATTCATTAGAATACTTGGGTTTAGTTATGAAAAAGCTGGGTTCAAAAGGGCACACTCAGTCGCTCACACACCTCCCTTCACTGTTTCACATACTGTTTTCTCTGCCTTAtctgctcctcctcctccatccATGACTACTCTAAGCACTCTCTTCCGCCTCCACACTCCGCCGTCAAACCCACCACTCTCCCACACCTCTCCGCACCCCCTCCGCCTCTCCTGCTCCTTCAAACCCACAAAACCCCCCAAACCACCTTCTCTATCAGCCTCAACACCGCCGCCGCCGCCCGCCAGAGACAGAGTCATAGACTTCGGAAAACACAAGGGCAAGATGCTGGGCACCCTCCCTTCTgcctacctcaagtgggtctcCAAAAATCTCCGCGCTCGCGACTTCGAGGACTGGGCCAAGCTCGCCGACCAGGTCCTCGACGACGCCATTTACCGGGACCGGATCGAGTGGGAGCTGGCGGAGAACGTCCTGAACGGAAATCGGAGGAATTCTATCGCCGCCGGTGGAGTTTCGGAGCTGTTGGAGATCAGCGAGAGGTTCGGTTGGGATAATGAGGACAAAATTGGGTGGAGCAGGGTGAACTTTGAGCTTTTGGGGACGTCGAAAGGGGGGAGAATTCCGAGGAGGAGTGAGaaggagggaggagagagaagggaggagagggggagggggagggaaGAGGAGAAGGAGGTAGTTGAGGATTTGGGGGAGGTCGGAGAGAGGCGGAGGGAGAGGAGAGTGAGGGTGAGGCAGAGAATGAGGAGGGAGGAGAAGTTGGGGATTTTTGAAAAGAGTGGGGGCAGTGTTGGAAATGGAGTTGGGTTagggagggagaaagagagtggCGGTGAGGATTGTATGGTGGAGAATTCGAAACGGTTTCCTGGACGTGAAGGTCTGTTGAAAATGGCATACAGTAGAAGAATGGGGAGATTTTAGTAAGGAACTTACCACTCTAAAAAATTGATtctataccttttttttttttttttagtagtgtatttttctttctaattatataaaattagaatataaaataagatttttaaagtgccaataacaatttcgtaatcttatttttcttcattttcctaAGTTGAGTAAAAATGTATTTAGGATTTTGAGAAATTTGACTGGATTTATATATTCATACATTTTGATGAAATTTAATTGAATTCTAGAGATTGAGTGTAAAATTTTCAATCAATGAGATTTGTGATTGTTTAAAATACACTATAAAATCTCTTAACTTCCTTTAGAATTTTAGATTCCTCagctttttaaaattatttaaaatcaatTCTAAATTAGATAACatctaaaatattttaaaaattctaattgaatgcATTGagatttctttcaattttgatactcttttaaaatcatattaaaataattaaaattctcaaaatcctaattaaatATATCCAAAGATTATAGATTGGATTGTGTTTCTCATCATCCATAGGTTTTTCAATTTAGATTTTGAATTcatatttaaaatttatgttgaaaaatagtgaaatagaatttgtaaattttggtCACATGATGATCATGGTATCAATGAAAGATATAAATGGAAAAATAAGTGCCGCCTCACGATCTTGAGATTGATCTTCGTCATTCATGTGCGATCTAAGACCAACATAATTGTTTACAACTGATTCTTGCATTTTCCAAATAGGAATTCAAAGATTTAACATGGTTGTTTAAGCGCATgttcaaatgagatgtcaaatttaaaacaccaaaatgaAATTTGATAACCTATGTGGCAATTTAACGTTTTGTATAACTTTTTGTTCCAACTGATATGTTAAATAATAATGTAAttctaaattattatttttatctttttgtggGGTCCAATTATTGAGATAACCAATCAAATATTTGTAATACACAAtaacatttattatatattgcatcacatttattaaaaaattattaaatgaatTTGAGACctgttgtcaaatttgacaacagAAGGCCTTGCCTTCAAATAACTGAGCGCCACGTAAGAAACTGAAGGCTCGGTTGGAAAGATTTTGTTGTCATTTTTTACTGTTTGATGTCTATGTGGCaattttgacatctcatttggagatgctctaggACTATCAATTACTATACATATCAATGATGTCATAGAACAATATAGTTCAATTTTTACCTAACCAAACCATCTCAGTTATAGTTAATAGTTTAAAAacacattcttttctttttagtattcatcttcacttataagttagGTCAATTCTTgtcaaaaaatgaatttgaactactttattgctaatccattgtgaggcttagcccattTCCCCgcccccttaatgtagataatatagtttgttaaaaaaaaaaaagaaccacaTTCTTTTCTAATTGTGTAATTTTAGTCATACAATCCCAaatttacaaataaaagatgatatgcaaagataaataaactaAGAAAATGATGATTTAGTTTTGTGTGAAGTGATTTAAAGGCGACCAACATCCTGAATGAACCGAACCAATACAccttggttcggtttggttgtGAAAGCACTCGAAATTTTCgataatcaaaaccaaccaaactAACAATTTCGATTTGAATTTGGGCAGTTCGACCAGTTTGTTGTATGGTAGGTGAGTTCACTTGTATAACAATTATAGACGGTAGGTCACATCGTTTTCTCATCCGAGAATCTAACATACGGTTGGTAGAAGCCAACAAAAGGAATACATAGCCAACCCATCTACGTGCATCCTACGAGGCATAAAAATATGCCAATTGTGCAATGCATTTACATGTACTCGGCACATAATGTTGTATTATTATTTCAGTCAATGTATGAAGTATGTTTATTTTATGTTAATATATTTTAGAAGAAAGACACTttaatcttgtcttccacttaTATTTATGTGAAAAAATAACATTACTTGACTCTGTTCGTGCTCGGTAAACAAAAATTCTCCAATTTTACAAACACAGACTACTCGGACCTAGTAACTCAAATTTATTACCCAAAAACGAATAATGatggaaaaatatataatatataaaatataaaatgttataaCGCTTTAATCGAAAAAAATAGATATTTTTAAATacaattatattattttttatggaaATTCAAGTGAAAATTACAAGAGAGATCTGACGTCACTCACCTAAAACAACCCTCTAAGCAGAGGAAAGCAGGAGCCTTGTCTTTCTTCTTCCACTGAAACATTCAGCAGAAAATTCGggcaaatttataaaataaaataaaaaaccctttGAGCTGAAAAGCTCACTCCTTCCCCTCAGTCTCTCAGGTAATATAATTCCTTATCACTCCCTTCCTTTTCTTCTCGAATTATTTTGGACATATATAATCTTTGTTTTACAGTCGTACCCACTGcccaaggctcccgctttacgcaggttATGTTGATCAAACACTAATCTTTCATTTGTTTGTTGGATTAAGTAGCTATCTTAATTTGGGTTTTCATTTTTCAGctgaaattttaataaaatattatgtgaaatcAACAGATTATGGTATTCTGAATTGTTTCAGTTCTGCTTAATCGTGTAATTTGAAAGAGTAACAAGTATTTGGTGGCTTGGTTCTGTGATTTTCCACTATCTGGTGGCTCAAGTGTTTCCTTTTTGTGTCTTCTGTTTTTGCTTATTATCTGGTATTCAGGTGAGTTTTAGCAGAATTGGATTGATTTTGATGAAGACAAATATAGGTTactttgtatttttgttttagtttctgcaAGAGTTTCTGGGACAACGTTGTATATCTCGAGAACTAACAAAGTTAATCCTTATGTTTTTATCGTCTCATTAGAGTGTTGTCTTGTTTCTTTAAGCTGGAACAAGTTGGGAAGAATTTGTTTTTGTATATTGCGATTTTCAATGTTGAAGTTAGTCTGTGCCCTGGTTCCTTGCAAAGACTTAGACCCGAGGGCTGAAGACTCGACTTTCTATCCATTATAATCTAGTCTTTTACTGTAAACATTTTAGTAATggttgtttctttgttcaatgtAAAAGAGTAAAGTAATTGTGATCCTTGTTTTCTTTTCAAGCGAGGTAAACTATAAATGCTCGGTTTTAAAAAACCGTAAGTTAACCTTCAAATAATGTGAATCCTTCCCCTTGTCTAATGTTCTATTCTGCCTGTCTTTGTTCCTTCCG is a genomic window of Malus domestica chromosome 09, GDT2T_hap1 containing:
- the LOC103443347 gene encoding uncharacterized protein; amino-acid sequence: MTTLSTLFRLHTPPSNPPLSHTSPHPLRLSCSFKPTKPPKPPSLSASTPPPPPARDRVIDFGKHKGKMLGTLPSAYLKWVSKNLRARDFEDWAKLADQVLDDAIYRDRIEWELAENVLNGNRRNSIAAGGVSELLEISERFGWDNEDKIGWSRVNFELLGTSKGGRIPRRSEKEGGERREERGRGREEEKEVVEDLGEVGERRRERRVRVRQRMRREEKLGIFEKSGGSVGNGVGLGREKESGGEDCMVENSKRFPGREGLLKMAYSRRMGRF